One Dysosmobacter welbionis DNA segment encodes these proteins:
- a CDS encoding S-layer homology domain-containing protein has product MKKFLSLVLALVMTMSLVTVSAGAKDFTDGSEITYKEAVDVISALGVVDGYSDGDFRPDDVLTRGAAAKIICNLILGPTTASALAASTAPFKDVPVTNTFAGYITYCSQQGIISGYADGTFRPTGTLSGNAFMKMLLGALGYDSSIEGYTGPNWQVSVIKQASGIGLDDGNDEFVGSQAVTRQEAALYAFNMLQATMVEYDKKDTIVVGGVEITSTSTRKEVENPIEKDNTIEKDEKMQFAERYFDDLQKAPGEADDFGRPSNIWTLKSDEIGTYANMDQLVGTYTAKVSKSDVYEAVGRTVYNDLTDGKSDLTVWFDGVETPVKTADVEDYVERNNTGAVNNTANGDLTEIYVDDDTNDVTIVTVRTYVFQAASDYDTRKETVSLTTDSSKYDTDITLDSRTLDVDDFANITDLKADDYVLVTAVNNNSRYEVKSIDKAEVVNGTVEGYKDGSNVTMGGTKYEYSATADNIKKTSYNVGREASLVLDSYGYVIAVDESVVLSDYVYIAEFGSSSGMTSTSRALANAIFPDGTTDEIVVDKAYDKKAGEQVSSKSTIARWGTDADQIGWFTYSKNSADEYTLYAVESKYDEEIASYSGKGTVSENSKVAPFENDSNSTTKADLSLANDETIVIVSDKNDDLYVYTGVKNFPAIELTDSSSEAAVSALVRDNGYAALIYIDIDGDATISGEQETTLVYVLSYDGRYVTTDNEVYHQYTVLNGDEEEDIVADNKITSDNDYYGVAHYLTRNSDGQLTDFQAATAGGSVIADTDKTSAISQSAGTLTINGSRYLVTEDTAITLVTVGDLGDDRDASIMNKDEDADYEVAANISAKELVDALKGYAYTYDYAGKTSDNGKVLEELYVTVTQATEAAELSNDASIASITVKGETVAKLGDGETNTINLPATQNDQPKFVIKPNDAGAKVVVTKNGSTDVDADTQAQTTALGEGTYTIKVTSSDGSKTTTVTVEVEVAAASSGTLKVKDSISSSVMSISSKIITIESSANATVADLYAALEVDGGNAADYFEVVSPFGAIYGEKDTTAVTDSMTVVLHLDGAADATYTITLN; this is encoded by the coding sequence ATGAAGAAATTTCTTTCACTGGTGCTTGCTCTGGTGATGACCATGTCTCTGGTCACTGTCAGCGCGGGCGCCAAGGACTTCACGGACGGCAGCGAGATCACCTACAAAGAAGCTGTGGATGTGATCTCTGCCCTGGGTGTTGTCGACGGTTATTCCGACGGCGACTTCCGTCCCGATGATGTCCTGACCCGTGGCGCGGCCGCCAAGATCATCTGCAACCTGATCCTGGGCCCCACCACTGCATCTGCTCTGGCGGCCAGCACCGCCCCCTTCAAGGATGTTCCCGTGACCAACACCTTCGCGGGCTACATCACCTACTGCTCTCAGCAGGGTATCATCAGCGGCTATGCTGACGGCACCTTCCGTCCCACCGGTACCCTGAGCGGCAACGCGTTCATGAAGATGCTGCTGGGCGCCCTGGGCTATGACAGTTCCATCGAGGGCTACACCGGCCCCAACTGGCAGGTCAGCGTCATCAAGCAGGCCAGCGGCATCGGTCTGGACGACGGCAACGACGAGTTCGTGGGCTCCCAGGCTGTGACCCGTCAGGAGGCCGCCCTGTACGCCTTCAATATGCTGCAGGCCACCATGGTCGAGTATGACAAGAAGGATACCATCGTTGTGGGCGGCGTGGAGATCACCTCCACCTCTACTCGTAAAGAAGTAGAGAACCCCATCGAGAAGGACAACACTATTGAGAAAGACGAGAAGATGCAGTTCGCCGAGCGGTACTTTGACGATCTGCAGAAGGCACCCGGCGAAGCGGATGACTTCGGCCGTCCTTCCAACATCTGGACTCTGAAGTCCGACGAGATCGGCACTTACGCCAATATGGACCAGCTGGTGGGCACCTACACCGCCAAGGTCTCCAAGTCTGATGTGTATGAAGCTGTGGGCCGCACAGTCTACAACGATCTGACGGATGGCAAGTCCGACCTGACCGTGTGGTTCGACGGTGTGGAAACGCCCGTTAAGACCGCTGACGTGGAGGACTATGTTGAGCGCAACAACACCGGCGCGGTCAACAACACTGCCAACGGCGACCTGACCGAGATCTATGTGGACGACGACACCAATGATGTCACCATCGTCACCGTCCGCACCTATGTCTTCCAGGCCGCTTCCGACTATGACACCCGCAAGGAGACGGTCAGCCTGACCACTGACTCCAGCAAGTATGACACCGACATCACCTTGGACAGCCGGACCCTGGATGTGGACGATTTCGCCAATATCACCGACCTGAAGGCCGACGACTATGTCCTGGTGACCGCCGTCAACAACAACAGCCGTTACGAGGTCAAGAGCATTGACAAGGCTGAGGTTGTCAACGGCACTGTTGAGGGCTATAAGGACGGCAGCAATGTGACCATGGGCGGCACCAAGTACGAGTACTCCGCCACCGCCGACAACATCAAGAAAACCAGCTACAATGTGGGCCGCGAGGCTTCCCTGGTGCTGGATTCCTATGGCTATGTCATCGCAGTGGATGAGTCTGTTGTCCTGAGCGATTATGTGTACATCGCTGAATTCGGCAGCAGCAGCGGCATGACCTCTACCTCCCGCGCTCTGGCCAACGCCATCTTCCCCGATGGTACCACCGACGAGATCGTCGTGGACAAGGCCTATGATAAGAAGGCCGGTGAGCAGGTGAGCAGCAAGTCCACCATTGCTCGTTGGGGAACCGACGCCGATCAGATCGGCTGGTTCACCTACAGCAAGAACTCTGCTGACGAATACACTCTGTATGCTGTTGAGTCCAAGTATGACGAGGAGATTGCCAGCTACAGCGGTAAGGGGACTGTTTCCGAAAACAGCAAGGTCGCTCCCTTCGAGAACGATTCCAACAGCACTACCAAGGCGGATCTTTCTCTGGCCAACGACGAGACCATCGTCATTGTCAGCGACAAGAACGATGATCTGTATGTCTACACCGGCGTGAAGAACTTCCCCGCCATTGAGCTGACGGATTCCTCCAGTGAGGCTGCTGTCTCTGCTCTGGTGCGTGACAATGGCTATGCTGCTCTGATCTATATTGATATTGACGGCGATGCCACCATCTCCGGTGAGCAGGAGACCACTCTGGTCTATGTTCTGTCCTATGATGGCCGCTATGTCACCACCGACAACGAGGTCTATCATCAGTACACTGTTCTGAACGGTGATGAGGAAGAGGACATTGTTGCTGACAACAAGATCACTTCCGACAATGACTACTATGGCGTTGCCCACTATCTGACCCGTAATTCCGACGGTCAGCTGACCGACTTCCAGGCGGCCACCGCAGGCGGCAGCGTGATTGCTGACACTGACAAGACCAGCGCGATCAGCCAGAGCGCCGGCACCCTGACCATTAATGGCAGCCGCTATCTGGTGACCGAGGACACCGCTATCACCTTGGTGACCGTTGGTGACCTGGGCGATGACAGAGACGCCAGCATCATGAACAAGGATGAGGATGCCGACTATGAGGTGGCCGCCAATATCTCCGCCAAGGAGCTGGTGGATGCGCTGAAGGGCTATGCCTACACCTATGACTATGCCGGCAAGACCTCTGATAACGGCAAGGTTCTGGAAGAGCTGTATGTGACCGTGACCCAGGCTACTGAAGCCGCTGAGCTCAGCAATGATGCCAGTATTGCTAGCATTACTGTGAAGGGCGAGACTGTTGCCAAGCTCGGTGATGGTGAGACCAACACCATCAATCTGCCTGCTACGCAGAACGATCAGCCCAAGTTCGTTATCAAGCCGAACGATGCTGGTGCAAAGGTTGTGGTGACTAAGAACGGCTCTACCGATGTGGATGCGGATACCCAGGCCCAGACCACCGCTCTGGGTGAGGGCACCTATACCATCAAGGTCACTTCTTCCGATGGTTCCAAGACCACGACAGTGACTGTTGAGGTTGAGGTTGCAGCTGCAAGCTCTGGCACGCTGAAGGTTAAGGATAGTATTTCTTCTTCCGTTATGAGCATTAGCTCCAAGATAATCACTATCGAATCTTCCGCTAACGCTACGGTTGCTGACTTGTACGCTGCTCTCGAGGTCGATGGTGGAAATGCTGCCGACTACTTCGAGGTTGTGAGCCCCTTCGGCGCGATTTATGGCGAGAAGGATACTACCGCTGTCACCGATAGCATGACGGTTGTTCTGCACCTGGATGGCGCAGCGGACGCAACTTACACGATTACCCTCAATTGA
- a CDS encoding tyrosine-type recombinase/integrase translates to MREFFVNRPDTAAMERLLGSHASDAAGVAVRLAWQAGLLRDEITNLTWDQVDFERNQLQLPARTIPITQMLADYLRSVYRKWTFLTGNSTNNCVICSDRYHKQMQPQAISRIARRVLDEVGQTNVRLVDLRHDYIIRQLEQHDWSYVARITGMEIRSLQLHFAQYLPNGRAGPKHSEKSGDIDEFKLWKILQAEKDTPAGLVLWLTWSMGLTAKNIVSLTWDQVDLEKNLIHLPEGEVPLTAAAKRILAKRLQKRTEDLHVLLSAESKKPMDVSRVSRITRTALIRGGMENWTLRDLWTRYEKSNWEQKITEAIRRSGPITRSQIMELYGQTKSAAYQRLRAMLDKGLLVRVGYKYYLPDSVVPPERQQEALYEYLKKEGFACRKDITTALQIETEQCSALLKHEVDSGNLIKVGQKYYLKES, encoded by the coding sequence ATGCGAGAATTTTTTGTGAATCGGCCGGATACGGCGGCCATGGAACGACTTCTGGGAAGCCACGCCAGCGATGCCGCCGGTGTGGCTGTGCGTCTTGCATGGCAGGCGGGACTGCTACGGGATGAGATCACGAACCTGACTTGGGATCAGGTGGATTTTGAACGAAATCAACTCCAGTTGCCAGCTCGGACGATTCCCATTACTCAAATGCTGGCAGATTACCTGCGTTCCGTGTACAGAAAATGGACATTTCTCACCGGGAATTCCACAAATAACTGCGTGATCTGCTCTGATCGCTACCATAAGCAAATGCAACCCCAGGCAATCTCCCGGATAGCGCGCAGGGTTCTTGACGAGGTAGGGCAAACGAACGTGCGTCTGGTCGATCTGCGCCATGACTATATAATTCGACAACTGGAACAACACGACTGGTCCTATGTGGCTCGTATCACCGGTATGGAGATCCGGTCTTTACAATTGCATTTTGCCCAGTATCTGCCGAACGGAAGAGCTGGCCCCAAGCATAGTGAGAAGTCCGGGGACATCGATGAGTTCAAGCTGTGGAAGATTTTGCAGGCGGAAAAAGACACTCCTGCCGGCTTGGTACTCTGGCTTACTTGGAGCATGGGGCTGACCGCTAAAAACATTGTGTCCTTGACTTGGGATCAGGTGGATCTGGAGAAGAATCTGATTCACCTGCCGGAAGGAGAGGTACCGCTGACAGCGGCAGCCAAAAGAATATTGGCAAAGCGGCTCCAGAAGCGGACGGAGGATCTCCATGTCCTGCTCTCCGCCGAGTCAAAAAAACCCATGGACGTTTCGCGGGTGTCTAGGATCACAAGAACCGCCCTGATCCGCGGCGGCATGGAGAACTGGACGTTGCGAGATCTCTGGACCAGATACGAAAAGAGCAATTGGGAACAAAAGATCACAGAGGCGATTCGCCGCAGTGGCCCTATCACACGCAGCCAGATCATGGAATTATATGGCCAGACCAAATCCGCTGCGTATCAGCGGCTGCGTGCCATGCTGGATAAGGGTCTCCTGGTCCGCGTGGGCTATAAATACTACTTACCGGATTCCGTAGTTCCGCCGGAACGACAGCAGGAAGCCCTCTACGAATATCTGAAGAAGGAGGGCTTTGCCTGTCGGAAGGACATCACCACCGCCCTGCAGATTGAAACCGAGCAATGCTCCGCGCTGCTCAAGCATGAAGTAGATTCTGGAAACCTGATTAAAGTCGGCCAGAAATACTATCTGAAAGAATCGTAG
- a CDS encoding tyrosine-type recombinase/integrase has translation MSEHKLTPLQIQAFARHLLLEEKSAATMEKYLRDIRAFACWLGDREICKELTAEWKAYLAEQGYAPASINAMLSALNSLLAYLDLNDCRVKFLKIQRRLFRDAGRELTKSDYQSLLDAACRLGRERLGLLVETIGATGIRVSEVRYITVEAVRQGKAEVSLKGKIRVILLPGKLCRKLLKYAQKQKTASGAIFRTKSGKELGRRQIWAEMKSLCKYAGVMPGKVFPHNLRHMFATVFYRACRDIVKLSDLLGHSSIETTRIYLLTSGAEHQRTLDRLGLIS, from the coding sequence ATGTCCGAACACAAACTGACACCCCTGCAAATACAGGCGTTTGCCCGTCACCTTCTGCTGGAGGAGAAGAGCGCAGCCACCATGGAAAAGTATCTTCGGGATATCCGGGCATTCGCCTGCTGGCTGGGTGATCGCGAAATCTGCAAGGAGCTGACCGCAGAGTGGAAAGCCTATCTGGCGGAGCAGGGCTACGCCCCCGCCAGTATCAATGCCATGCTCTCTGCCTTAAACAGCCTGTTGGCGTACCTTGATCTAAACGACTGCCGGGTGAAATTCCTGAAAATCCAGCGGCGGCTGTTCCGGGATGCCGGCCGGGAGCTGACAAAATCCGATTATCAGAGCCTGCTGGACGCGGCTTGCCGTCTGGGCCGGGAGCGGCTGGGCTTGCTGGTGGAGACCATCGGGGCCACCGGCATCCGGGTCAGCGAAGTCCGCTATATCACAGTGGAAGCCGTGCGGCAGGGCAAGGCCGAAGTCTCCCTCAAAGGCAAAATCCGCGTGATCCTGCTGCCGGGGAAACTCTGCCGCAAGCTGCTCAAATATGCCCAAAAGCAAAAGACCGCCTCTGGTGCGATCTTTCGCACCAAAAGCGGAAAAGAACTGGGCCGCCGCCAGATCTGGGCGGAGATGAAGAGCCTTTGCAAATACGCCGGCGTGATGCCGGGCAAGGTGTTCCCCCACAATCTGCGGCACATGTTTGCCACCGTGTTTTACCGGGCCTGTCGGGACATCGTCAAACTGTCCGACCTGTTGGGCCACAGCAGCATCGAAACGACGCGCATCTATCTGCTGACTTCTGGCGCAGAGCACCAGCGAACGCTTGACCGGCTGGGGCTGATATCGTAA
- a CDS encoding RNA polymerase sigma factor — translation MEREQTWIRAIQRRNSREAAEQLIQTYYDEIYRFVYRQTGSKEDAMDLTQSVFIAVLRALPGYRAERASFRTWLYRIAANKVIDTRRKARPVSIPIQEMELPAAEDFVARVHDRALLETIEGYVSGLDPGEQAVFRLRIYGEKTFPEIAAAMGEPEAAVKSRYYRLIGRLRKEFGADG, via the coding sequence ATGGAGCGGGAACAGACATGGATCAGGGCTATCCAGCGGCGAAACTCCCGGGAGGCGGCGGAGCAGCTGATCCAGACCTACTATGACGAAATCTACCGCTTCGTCTACCGTCAGACCGGCAGCAAGGAGGACGCCATGGACCTGACCCAGTCCGTCTTCATCGCAGTCCTGCGGGCATTGCCCGGCTACCGGGCGGAGCGGGCGTCCTTCCGCACCTGGCTGTACCGCATCGCCGCCAACAAAGTCATCGACACCCGCCGGAAGGCCCGGCCGGTCTCTATTCCTATTCAGGAAATGGAGCTCCCTGCAGCAGAGGACTTTGTGGCCCGCGTCCATGACCGGGCCCTGCTGGAGACCATCGAAGGCTATGTCTCCGGCCTGGACCCCGGGGAGCAGGCGGTGTTCCGCCTGCGGATCTACGGGGAAAAGACCTTCCCGGAGATCGCTGCCGCCATGGGAGAGCCGGAGGCGGCAGTGAAATCCAGATACTACCGCCTGATCGGGCGGCTGCGAAAGGAGTTTGGAGCAGATGGATAA
- a CDS encoding ABC transporter ATP-binding protein produces MLSVEHVTKTYGKFTALEDISLTFTPGVYGLLAPNGAGKTTLIKMLTTLLFPTKGQILWEGEDIRALGAEYRGLLGYLPQQFGYYPSYTPRQFLRYAAALQCIPKREADGRIDHLLETVGLGDAADKKMKKFSGGMLQRVGIAVAMLNDPKLLILDEPTAGLDPRERVRFRNLIHTLAEDRIVILSTHIVSDIETIAGQIVMFKDHRLYCCDSPARICARFQGRVFQLPAGMPLAPGQFLLSEGQGADGPVLRVLCETPPVNGTPVTPGLEDAFLAIYREEQT; encoded by the coding sequence ATGCTCTCCGTTGAGCACGTCACGAAAACCTATGGGAAGTTCACCGCTTTGGAGGACATTTCCCTGACCTTCACTCCCGGCGTCTACGGTCTGCTGGCACCCAATGGGGCGGGCAAGACCACCCTCATCAAGATGCTCACCACCCTGCTGTTCCCCACCAAGGGACAGATCCTGTGGGAGGGAGAAGACATCCGGGCCTTGGGGGCGGAATACCGGGGCCTGCTGGGGTATCTCCCCCAGCAGTTCGGGTACTATCCCAGCTACACGCCCCGGCAATTCCTCCGGTATGCCGCCGCCCTCCAGTGCATCCCGAAGCGGGAGGCGGACGGCCGCATTGACCACCTGCTGGAGACAGTGGGACTTGGGGATGCTGCGGACAAAAAAATGAAGAAGTTCTCCGGCGGGATGCTCCAGCGGGTGGGCATCGCCGTAGCCATGCTGAACGACCCGAAGCTGCTGATCCTGGACGAGCCCACCGCTGGGCTGGACCCCCGGGAGCGGGTGCGGTTCCGCAATTTGATCCACACGCTGGCTGAGGATCGGATCGTGATTCTCTCCACCCACATCGTCTCAGACATTGAGACCATCGCCGGGCAAATCGTCATGTTCAAGGATCACCGCCTCTACTGCTGCGACAGCCCTGCCCGCATCTGCGCCCGGTTCCAGGGCAGGGTATTCCAGCTTCCTGCCGGGATGCCCCTGGCCCCGGGACAGTTCCTGCTCAGCGAAGGACAGGGGGCGGATGGCCCGGTGCTCCGGGTGCTCTGCGAGACGCCCCCTGTCAATGGAACGCCGGTAACGCCGGGGTTGGAGGATGCGTTTCTCGCCATCTACCGGGAGGAACAGACATGA
- a CDS encoding S-layer homology domain-containing protein, whose product MFQMICGAPLLLSLGIIQGYSDGAFQPNRDITQAQFAVIAIRFANETPGGTSLFSDANEDDWFCTQVTSAAQYGWIGGFFDGTFRPYILSPGHR is encoded by the coding sequence ATGTTCCAGATGATATGTGGCGCGCCTCTGCTGTTATCCCTGGGCATCATACAGGGCTACTCCGACGGCGCATTTCAGCCCAATCGGGATATCACCCAGGCCCAATTCGCAGTGATCGCCATACGGTTTGCCAACGAGACGCCCGGTGGAACCAGCCTCTTCTCCGACGCGAACGAGGATGACTGGTTTTGTACCCAAGTGACCAGCGCCGCCCAGTACGGCTGGATCGGCGGATTTTTCGATGGTACGTTCCGGCCATATATTCTATCACCCGGGCACAGGTAA
- a CDS encoding tyrosine-type recombinase/integrase, with product MQRTGAVCQKAAAPLKAIGVTVSEESIRAYLEDLNHRGRREETVRFYAAKLKTFYDYLPPDKQIVLNTLETWRQALLAEGYAPATVNTNISAANGLLDYLGRRDLQLTGQLETETAPQSELTRTEYLRLLSAARALEKERTYLLVKAIALTGAHVGELPQITVEAVQSGRTPAVSGGEQRRVQLPRCLQAELLSYCRRQGLTAGPVFVTRSRRPLRRTQVTGDIQSLSGAARVAPEKCNPRCLRKLYLVTQAEIDRGVRLLAEQAYDRLLDTEQLAVGWDELPEQKKAAQ from the coding sequence ATGCAGAGAACAGGCGCGGTGTGTCAAAAGGCGGCAGCACCGCTGAAAGCAATCGGTGTAACGGTAAGTGAAGAGAGCATCCGGGCCTATTTGGAGGATCTGAATCACCGAGGGCGCCGGGAAGAGACCGTGCGGTTTTACGCCGCAAAACTGAAGACATTCTACGACTATCTGCCGCCTGACAAGCAAATCGTCTTGAATACTCTGGAGACATGGCGGCAGGCTCTGCTGGCAGAGGGATATGCCCCGGCCACAGTGAACACAAACATCTCCGCCGCTAACGGCCTGCTGGACTACTTGGGCCGCCGGGATCTGCAGCTGACCGGACAGCTGGAGACGGAAACGGCACCCCAGTCGGAACTGACCCGAACGGAATATCTGCGGCTGCTGTCTGCTGCTCGGGCGCTGGAAAAGGAGAGAACGTATCTTTTGGTGAAAGCAATTGCCCTGACAGGAGCCCACGTCGGAGAACTGCCTCAGATCACTGTGGAGGCCGTGCAGAGTGGACGCACACCGGCTGTCTCCGGCGGTGAGCAGCGGCGTGTCCAGTTGCCAAGGTGTCTGCAGGCAGAGCTGCTATCCTATTGCCGCCGGCAGGGGCTGACGGCAGGGCCGGTGTTCGTCACCAGAAGCAGGCGGCCCCTGCGGCGGACACAGGTGACGGGGGACATCCAGAGTCTGTCTGGTGCGGCCCGTGTAGCGCCGGAGAAGTGCAATCCCCGGTGCTTGCGAAAGCTGTATCTGGTCACCCAGGCAGAGATCGACCGCGGCGTGCGGCTGCTGGCGGAACAGGCTTACGACCGTCTGCTGGACACGGAGCAGCTGGCCGTCGGTTGGGATGAGCTGCCAGAACAGAAAAAAGCGGCCCAATAG
- a CDS encoding tyrosine-type recombinase/integrase → MPERTIDPAQLASYTAHLRREERSPGTIEKYLRDIRAFAGWLDGRPVSRELAAEWRDHLLSKDYAPVTINSMLAALNGLFHFLGWDECRAKFLKVQRRLFRDAGRELTRQEYERLLAAARARGQERLALLMEAICATGIRVSEVRYITVEAAQRGRTEISLKGKIRTILLPGKLCRKLLKYARKHKTVSGEIFLTRNGTSLSRRQIWTELKRLCKSAGVESAKVFPHNLRHLFATIFYRACKDIVRLADVLGHSSIETTRIYLVTSGAEHARQLERLGLVS, encoded by the coding sequence ATGCCTGAGCGGACAATCGACCCGGCACAACTCGCATCATATACGGCACATCTGCGGAGGGAGGAGCGGAGCCCCGGCACCATTGAAAAGTATCTCCGGGATATCAGGGCCTTTGCCGGCTGGCTGGACGGCAGACCAGTTTCCAGGGAACTGGCTGCCGAATGGAGGGATCACCTGCTCTCTAAAGACTACGCCCCGGTGACCATTAATTCTATGCTGGCTGCACTTAACGGACTGTTTCATTTTCTGGGCTGGGACGAGTGCCGGGCAAAATTTTTGAAAGTCCAGCGCCGCCTGTTCCGCGACGCAGGCCGTGAACTGACCCGCCAGGAGTACGAGCGGTTGCTGGCCGCGGCAAGAGCGCGTGGGCAGGAGCGGCTGGCCCTGTTGATGGAGGCCATCTGCGCTACCGGTATCCGGGTGTCCGAGGTGCGGTATATCACCGTGGAGGCCGCCCAGCGGGGTCGGACCGAGATCTCCCTCAAGGGAAAAATTCGCACCATTCTGCTGCCGGGCAAGCTTTGCCGCAAACTGCTGAAATACGCCAGAAAACACAAAACCGTTTCAGGCGAGATTTTTCTCACCAGAAACGGAACCTCTCTGAGCCGCCGCCAGATTTGGACAGAGCTGAAACGGCTGTGCAAGTCCGCCGGAGTGGAATCTGCCAAGGTGTTTCCTCACAATCTGCGGCACTTGTTCGCCACCATTTTCTACCGGGCCTGCAAGGACATCGTGCGGCTGGCCGATGTGCTGGGCCACAGTTCCATTGAAACCACTCGTATCTACCTTGTGACCTCCGGAGCGGAGCACGCCCGGCAACTGGAACGTCTGGGGCTGGTTTCGTAG